The DNA window ATGCTGTCCGACGCGCATTTGCTCTCGACCGAACTCCCGTGAGAAGAATCCTCCTGCTCATCACGGACCTCGAGATCGGCGGCACGCCGACCGTCGTGCGTGAGTTGGCACTGCGTCTGCGCGATCCCTCGCACGTCGAGATTGAAGTCGCGTGCCTCTCGAAATGGGGTCCCGTCGCGGATCAGCTTCGCGACGCGGGTGTGAGAGTGACTGCGCTGGGCGCAGGATCGCCGCTCGACTTTCTCCGCACGCTGTTTCGGCTGGTCCGGCTGATCCGCGAAGGGAACTTTGACACCGTTTTCAGTTTCCTGATCCACGCCAACGCGATGGCGACCGCGGCCGCGCCATTCTGCCCCGAAGTGCGCTTCCTCCAGTCCATTCAAACCACACAGCCCGAGCCTCGCTGGCACTGGTGGCTGCAACGGCTGATTCAGCACGCCGCAGCAAAGGTGGTCGTACCATCGCCATCGGCGGCGGAGGTGGCAAAGGGTTGGGCGGGCGTGGCACGGGAGCGAGCGGTGGTAATTTCGAATGCGGTGGACATCGAGTCATTCAATGAGATCTACGCCGGCAACGCCGCTCGGCAGGCACAAACGCCTCGACGTGTGGGATTCATAGGCCGGCTCGATCCGATCAAGCGCGTTCCCGACCTGGTTATGGCGATGTCTCATCAGCCGTCTGGCCGTCTCGACATCTACGGCGAGGGCGTCGATCGACCGGCCATCGAAGCTGCGGTGCGCCGATGGGGTCTGCAGGATCGAGTGAAGCTTCACGGTGCCATCACCCGGCCGCATGAGGCGCTGGCAACAATGGACGTGCTGGTGCTGCCGTCAAAAGCCGAAGGGTTTGGGCTGGTTCTGATTGAAGCCATGGCCGCAGGCGTGCCTGTCATTGGCGCGGACGTTCCCGGGATTCGGGACGTGATTCGGCACCTCGATACCGGCCTGCTTCTGGAAGACGTCAGCCCCATGCAGTTCGTGCAGGCGATCGTGACGGCAACCCACACCGTTCTTCGAGCCAGCCTGATCAGCAACGCCCGTGCCGAAGTCGAGCGTCAGTTCTCCTGGCCGGCAGTCTTGCCCAGGTATCGCGAACTGCTCGGACTTCGATGAACAACGGCCACAACTGCGCTTCCAATGCGGTGCCTAATCAAACCGTTCCGGTTCTTCCCCCTTCGGTCGCGTCTTCCATCGCCGATGGACCCAGAGGTACTGCCCCGGCTCCTCGCGCACGAAGTCTTCAATTCCCTTCGTGTACCGCTGGGTGATGTAACGCAGCGGGTCGTCCTGTGACTTCCAGTCGGCGGGGTAGATGATGTCCTGAACGCCGACGTCGAAGAGAAACTTCCCGTCGATTCGCCTGGCGTAGCCGATGACCACGGGCAGTTCGTATTCCATCGCCAGCAGGCCGATGGATTTGTAGGTGCTCGCCTTGCGGCCGAAGAAGTCGACGAACATGCCCTTTGGCCCGGCGTTCTGGTCGGCGATGAAGCCGACGGTGCCGCCCTCATCGAGGATCGGGCCGACCTCCGTCGTCGCGCCCTTCTTATCGACGATGCGCTGACCCATTCGCTCGCGAAATCCCAGCAGCCATTCGTTGATGTGGGGGTTGTCCAGCGGGCGGGCGACGCTGGTGGTTTCAAAGCCGAGCGTCGCCAAGGTGTAACCCAGAATCTCCCAGTTGCCGTAGTGGCCGGTCAGCATGACCAGGCCCTTGTGCCGCACGAGCAGATTCAGGACCTCCTGAAAATCGTTCAAGCGGATGTAGCGGTGCCAGGTATCCAGCCGAATCAGCCGGGGCGTGAAAATGACTTCCACGCCCAGCATCGGGAACCCCTGCATGCTGATACGGCCCAGGCGGTTGTATTCCTTCTCGGTCCAGCCTGGAAAACTCCTCCGCAGATTGCCGAGAATGCGCTCGCGATGTCGGCGGTTCACCCTGTACCAGAAGCTGCCCAGCAGCCGGGCGGTCGCCATGTTCAGGTTGACGGGAAAGCAGAGCAGCGCCGTGGCGACCAGGCGCAACGCGACGTACTGAAGGTAGTCCGAAATGACGTTCCGCGGTTTGGCTGCCACTGGGGCGGGGATTGTAGTGGGCGATCGCCTCTCTGGAAACGCAGAGCTTCTGCTCCAACAGTTCACGCCCTGGGGCTCGGCGTTATCTTCGGAGGGCTACGAACAAACCCCCGGTTTGTAATTGTCGGCGTGGTGCTTCAGAATATCCTGCGTCCACTCGGCAGTCGGCAACGAACAACTGGCAATCAATAGCGGAGCGCACATGGGTCTGTGGGACAAGATCACCGGCGAACTGATCGACATCGTAGAGTGGCTCGACAACACGCGAGACACGATGGTCTGGCGGTTCCCGCGTCACAACAACGAGATCAAGAACAATGCCAAGCTGATCGTCCGCGAGTCGCAGGCGGCGGCGTTCGTTCGCGAAGGCGCGCTCGCGGATGTCTTCCAGATTCCCGGCACCTACACACTCGACACGCGCAACATGCCCATCCTTTCAACCCTTCTGGGTTGGAAGTATGGCTTTGAAAGCCCGTTCAAGGCCGAGGTCTACTTCGTCTCGACGCGGGTTTTCACCGATCGAAAATGGGGCACCAAGAACCCGTTCATGGTCCGCGATCCGGAGTTCGGTCCTACGCGAATCCGGGCCTTCGGAACCTTCGCGATCCAGATCTCTGATGTCGCCGTCTTCCTGCGAAACGTCGCGGGAACCAACAGCACATTCAGCGTCGAGCAGATCGGCGATCAGCTTCGCGATCTCATGACCGCACGGTTCACCGATGCCTGCGCGTCTTCAAAGATTCCCGTTCTCGACATGGCCGCCAACCAGGACGAGCTGGGCGCGGCACTGCTGTCGCGGATCAACGCCGACTTCGAACAGTACGGCGTGAAGGTCACGCAGCTGGTCGTCGAGAACATCTCGCTTCCGCCGGAAGTCGAGAAGGCAATGGACAAGCGGACCAGCATGGGCGTGCTGGGAAACCTGGACAACTACATGAAGTTCCAGGCGGCCAATTCACTGGAAAAGGCGGCCGAAAACCCCGGCGGCACCGCCGCGATGGGAATGGGCTTCGTGATGGCCAATCAGCTCGGCGGCCAGCTCGGCGGGGCAATGAATCCGCAGGCCGGTGCCGCGCCGGCACAGACGGCAGGCGGCCAGCCTCCCCCGCTGCCGACGTCCGTTATGTTTCACGCCGCGATCGACGGCAAGCAGGCCGGCCCGTTCGACCTGAACGCGATTCAATCGCAGATCGCGATGGGTAAGTTCAACGGCAAGACCCTCGTCTGGAAGCCCGGCATGGCGTCATGGTCCCCGGCTGAAACCGTGGCAGAGTTGCAGGGCCTGCTCGCGAACCTGCCACCGCCGTTACCAGCGTAGGGTCCGCCTTGGCGGACGCGTCGGGAGGGCAGGGGTAGTTCGATGCGATCGGCAAAGTACTTGATGCCGCGATGGTCTACGGCAGATCCGCGCGGTGACGATTGCCTCTCTGTCACTTGCCCAGATTGCTCTCGCATCGGGCCGGAAGAAAAGTAACGAATTCCCATCATTCGCGATCACTTCTGTCCGCCAACGCGGACCCCACCCCTATGACCGCAGAACCCAAGCAACAGCAGTTCCCCTGCACAGGCTGTGGGGCCACGTTGTTTTGGGATCCGGGTTCAAGCTCGCTGAAATGCCCCTATTGCGGAGCTGAGAACACCGTCGCCCCGACGCCAGAAGCCGAGCCGGTGCAGGAGATGGACTTCCTCGCCCATCTGCACACGGCAATGGAGTCGGCCGAGACGATGGAGGCGATCACCGTCCGCTGCGACGGTTGCGGTGCCGAGCAGTCGATGAGGCCCGGCCAGACCGCTGGCAACTGTGCGTTCTGCGGCAGCGGTATGGTTGCGCAGGCGGTCGTAAAGCGCGTGCTTAAGCCGCGGGCACTCCTGCCGTTCTCCATCACCAATAACCAGGCGTGCGATGCGTTCGTCGGATGGATCAACGGCCTCTGGTTCGCGCCGTCCAACCTCAAGCGGATGGCCAACCGCGAAGGAATCAAAGGCGTCTACGTCCCCGCGTGGACGTATGACTGCCAGGTTGATACCGACTACACCGGCCAGCGCGGCGACGACTATTGGGATACCGAAACCTACACCGTCACGGAGAACGGCCAGTCGGTGACCAAGACCCGCCAGGTCCGTCGAACACGCTGGTCGTCCGCCTGGGGCCGCGTGCACGACACCTTCGACGATGTGCTGGTCCTGGCGGTGGAGAACCTGCCTCCCAAAGCGCGACACCTGGAGCCGTGGGATCTGCCGGCACTGGTGCCGTATGACGACCGATATCTCAGCGGTTTTGTCGGCGAGAGCTACACCATCGATCTGCCAAACGGCTTTGAGCTCGCCAAGCAGGTGATGTCACCCGTGATCGACGGAACCATCCGCAGCGACATCGGCGGCGACCACCAGCAGATCAGCACCAAGGACTCGAACTACTACGACATCACGTTCAAACACATCCTTCTTCCCATGTGGATCAGCGCCTATCGGTATCAGGATCGCGTGTTTACGTTCCTCGTGAACGCCCGCACGGGTGAGGTCCAGGGGGACCGGCCCTGGAGCGTCTGGAAAATTCTGTTCACCGTACTGGCAATCTTGGCCGCGGTCGCCGGAACGATTCTGGCCGTGAAGTCGTGACAAGACCTGTGCGGCCCTCCTGATACCTTCGTTTCCACGCCGTTATCGGCGCGGCGGCTGTAACGTCTATGGAAAGCAGGCTCTGTCTGGCCGTTGCGGCTGGGGACAATCCATTCTGGGTGAAGGAATTACAATCCGAGACGCCGCGAGGTATCCCATTCTTCTGCCGATAAACCACACACCTGCCGAGATCACCCATTATCGGCGGGCAGGGTATTGCCGACAGCTTTTGTCGGCTGCCAAGTGCGACTACCGCCTCTAGGATTCAGCCATATTCGCCGACCGTAGCGTCCCCTCGGAAGGGAGACCGACGGTACTGGCAAGGAGAAACAAGATGCGATTTGTTCGACCGTTTGCCGCCCGCGTGTCGCTGCTTGCAGCGCTGACGTTGGCGCTGTTCACGACCGCCTCGGTTCAGGCCCAAGTGCTGGACCAGGTTCCGGAAGACGCATTGCTGGTCTTCAAGGTCAAGAGCATGGATCAGCTCAGCCAGAAGATTGCCAAGCTCGCCAAGACGCTCGGCCTCGACCAGCAGGAGCCCAAGCTCGCCGATCCGCTCGGTTCGCTGATTGAAGAGTCCGGCATCAAGGCCGGCGTGAATCGCGCCGGCGATATGGCGTTGGTTTTCATCGACCCCGAGAAGACCGGTGGCAATCCGGATCGGTCAGTGGTCGTCCTCGTGCCGACGAGCGACTTCAAGGCATTTCTGACCAATTTCGACGACGTCGTCGCCGACGGCGCTTTCGTCAAGGCCAAGCCCAAGAAGGGTGGCGAGGAAGTGTTCATCGCCGGCTGGGGCGCTTACGCGGCCGTTACGCCGAACAAGGACATCCTTTCCAAGAAGCCGACCGGCCTGAAGCTGTCGGGATTCTCGGCAAAAGAATCGGACTCGAAGGACGTCCTGCTCTATACCAACATCAAGGCCGTTCGCGGCAAGTTACTGCCTGAGCTGAAGAAGGGGCGCGATCAGATGCTCGCCCAGATTCAGCAGGCGCTTGAGGGCGAGAATGGCGGCAAGTTCGTCCCGCTGGCCAAGGTGGCCGCCAATACGCTGGTCAATGTCGCCGAGGAGTTCCTGACCGACGCCCATAGCGGCACGGTTACGCTGAACCTCACCGATGGCGGCGTGAACGCTACCGTCGCGGCAGATTTCGAACCGACCAGCTACCTCGGCAAGCTGGCGCTTCAGACCAAGCCCGCGCAGGGCAACCTGCTGGCCGGTCTGCCCGACAGGAAGTACTTCTTCTTCGGCGGCGGAAGCTCAGATCCAGAGGTCACCGGCAAGGTGTTCACCGATCTGCTCGACCCGATCATCAAGGAGATGAGCGCGGTTCCTGATGCCGCCAAGTTCGCCGCCGCCCTCGAATCGGCCAAGAAGTCTTATGCTTCGACGTCCGGTTGGTCGCTGGGCTACGTCGCTCCAACCGGCGCGCT is part of the Humisphaera borealis genome and encodes:
- a CDS encoding glycosyltransferase, with translation MRRILLLITDLEIGGTPTVVRELALRLRDPSHVEIEVACLSKWGPVADQLRDAGVRVTALGAGSPLDFLRTLFRLVRLIREGNFDTVFSFLIHANAMATAAAPFCPEVRFLQSIQTTQPEPRWHWWLQRLIQHAAAKVVVPSPSAAEVAKGWAGVARERAVVISNAVDIESFNEIYAGNAARQAQTPRRVGFIGRLDPIKRVPDLVMAMSHQPSGRLDIYGEGVDRPAIEAAVRRWGLQDRVKLHGAITRPHEALATMDVLVLPSKAEGFGLVLIEAMAAGVPVIGADVPGIRDVIRHLDTGLLLEDVSPMQFVQAIVTATHTVLRASLISNARAEVERQFSWPAVLPRYRELLGLR
- a CDS encoding lysophospholipid acyltransferase family protein, whose protein sequence is MAAKPRNVISDYLQYVALRLVATALLCFPVNLNMATARLLGSFWYRVNRRHRERILGNLRRSFPGWTEKEYNRLGRISMQGFPMLGVEVIFTPRLIRLDTWHRYIRLNDFQEVLNLLVRHKGLVMLTGHYGNWEILGYTLATLGFETTSVARPLDNPHINEWLLGFRERMGQRIVDKKGATTEVGPILDEGGTVGFIADQNAGPKGMFVDFFGRKASTYKSIGLLAMEYELPVVIGYARRIDGKFLFDVGVQDIIYPADWKSQDDPLRYITQRYTKGIEDFVREEPGQYLWVHRRWKTRPKGEEPERFD
- a CDS encoding SPFH domain-containing protein, which gives rise to MGLWDKITGELIDIVEWLDNTRDTMVWRFPRHNNEIKNNAKLIVRESQAAAFVREGALADVFQIPGTYTLDTRNMPILSTLLGWKYGFESPFKAEVYFVSTRVFTDRKWGTKNPFMVRDPEFGPTRIRAFGTFAIQISDVAVFLRNVAGTNSTFSVEQIGDQLRDLMTARFTDACASSKIPVLDMAANQDELGAALLSRINADFEQYGVKVTQLVVENISLPPEVEKAMDKRTSMGVLGNLDNYMKFQAANSLEKAAENPGGTAAMGMGFVMANQLGGQLGGAMNPQAGAAPAQTAGGQPPPLPTSVMFHAAIDGKQAGPFDLNAIQSQIAMGKFNGKTLVWKPGMASWSPAETVAELQGLLANLPPPLPA
- a CDS encoding zinc finger domain-containing protein, yielding MTAEPKQQQFPCTGCGATLFWDPGSSSLKCPYCGAENTVAPTPEAEPVQEMDFLAHLHTAMESAETMEAITVRCDGCGAEQSMRPGQTAGNCAFCGSGMVAQAVVKRVLKPRALLPFSITNNQACDAFVGWINGLWFAPSNLKRMANREGIKGVYVPAWTYDCQVDTDYTGQRGDDYWDTETYTVTENGQSVTKTRQVRRTRWSSAWGRVHDTFDDVLVLAVENLPPKARHLEPWDLPALVPYDDRYLSGFVGESYTIDLPNGFELAKQVMSPVIDGTIRSDIGGDHQQISTKDSNYYDITFKHILLPMWISAYRYQDRVFTFLVNARTGEVQGDRPWSVWKILFTVLAILAAVAGTILAVKS